Proteins encoded by one window of Salvia splendens isolate huo1 chromosome 14, SspV2, whole genome shotgun sequence:
- the LOC121763478 gene encoding cytochrome P450 71AU50-like: MASIWTVLIALAVAYAIKAFLGPKSKKKSPPGPRGLPILGHFHLLGSSPHRDLLNLARKHGPIMGIRFGFVPTVVVTSPSAAALILKSHDHTFASRPKNDAARYIGYDQKNLVTGPYGPYWRNMRKLCTSELLSSHRITHFQPMRNAEIALMIGGLRQANKAVDLSARISTLSGDMNCLMVFGRKYSDLEEIGFKSVISETMELAARFNLADYFPYIGALDLQGINSRLKHLSKVFDGIVEKILLSHVEKQKDKNDEDFVDTMMSILRSGTAGFEFDRTHVKAILLDLLIAGTDTSSTAIEWTMSELMRHPTVMKKLQKEIEGVVGLDGTVNELHLDKLEYLYMVLKETLRLHPVAPLLIPHESMEDCEVDGYHIPKKSQIIVNAWAIMRDPSIWPDPDTFKPERFLKRDIDMRGQDFRLIPFGSGRRGCPGMLLALTVVRLVVAQLVHCFDWELPDGMAPDDLDMSEHFGIVTNRAKPLMAIPRYRLRI; encoded by the exons ATGGCCTCGATTTGGACAGTGCTAATAGCTTTGGCGGTTGCATATGCCATCAAGGCTTTTCTCGGCCCGAAAAGCAAGAAAAAAAGCCCTCCCGGCCCGAGAGGCCTTCCCATTCTAGGGCATTTCCATCTACTCGGGAGCAGTCCCCACCGCGACCTTCTTAACCTAGCCCGAAAACATGGCCCGATTATGGGCATCCGCTTCGGCTTCGTCCCCACCGTGGTGGTCACCTCTCCCTCTGCGGCCGCCCTCATCCTGAAGAGCCACGATCACACTTTCGCCAGCCGCCCCAAAAATGATGCTGCAAG GTATATTGGTTACGACCAGAAGAACCTGGTGACTGGCCCGTACGGGCCATACTGGCGCAACATGCGCAAGCTCTGCACGTCGGAGCTGCTGAGCAGCCACCGAATCACGCATTTCCAGCCCATGCGCAACGCGGAGATCGCGCTGATGATCGGGGGGCTCAGACAGGCCAACAAAGCGGTCGATCTCAGCGCTAGAATTTCGACTCTGAGTGGAGACATGAATTGCTTGATGGTGTTCGGGAGAAAATACTCGGATTTGGAGGAAATTGGGTTCAAATCCGTGATCTCGGAAACAATGGAGCTCGCAGCCAGATTCAATCTGGCTGATTATTTCCCTTACATCGGCGCTCTTGATCTTCAGGGAATCAACAGCAGGTTGAAGCATCTTAGCAAGGTTTTCGACGGGATAGTCGAAAAAATCCTTCTCAGCCACGTCGAGAAGCAGAAAGACAAAAACGACGAGGATTTTGTCGATACCATGATGTCCATTCTTCGATCCGGCACCGCTGGATTCGAGTTTGATCGAACCCATGTTAAGGCCATCCTGCTG gATCTGCTTATTGCGGGGACGGACACGTCCTCAACCGCGATAGAGTGGACGATGTCAGAGCTGATGAGGCATCCAACGGTGATGAAGAAGCTACAGAAGGAAATAGAAGGAGTGGTGGGGCTGGACGGGACGGTGAACGAGTTGCACCTCGACAAACTCGAATACTTGTACATGGTGCTCAAGGAGACCCTCCGCCTCCATCCCGTGGCGCCACTGCTAATCCCCCACGAGTCAATGGAGGATTGCGAGGTCGATGGCTACCACATACCAAAGAAGTCCCAGATAATCGTGAACGCGTGGGCTATCATGAGAGATCCGAGCATCTGGCCTGACCCTGATACCTTCAAACCCGAGCGGTTTTTGAAGAGAGACATAGACATGAGGGGGCAGGATTTCAGGCTCATACCGTTTGGTTCGGGCAGAAGGGGCTGCCCCGGGATGCTGCTGGCCCTTACGGTGGTCAGGCTGGTGGTGGCGCAGTTGGTGCATTGCTTCGATTGGGAGCTTCCTGATGGGATGGCGCCCGATGATCTCGACATGTCGGAGCATTTCGGTATAGTCACTAATAGAGCTAAACCTCTCATGGCTATTCCCCGTTATCGCCTGCGCATCTGA
- the LOC121764282 gene encoding uncharacterized protein LOC121764282 encodes MANEEEFRKVGRRREEMTTVLILLEKLLSNLQINLLLISLIITLIGQNTRKRKRWSIEDPTRMLDSIPAHVKQLDRLVRLTDWSCVDNLRMDRNTFGRLCRILRDRAGLIDQKFVTVEEQVAMFLCVLSHHKKTRIVGYDFMRSSHTVSRYIHIVLRGVLMLHNLFLVKTSPIDDSCNDRRWSWFKGCLGWEGSAGDSRILRDAISRPLGLKVPKGCYYLCDNAYPNAEGFVTPFKGVHYHLKEWGPSTQAPQMPEELFNLRHSKARNVIERSFAVLKMRWGILCFASFYPIEVQTGLIIACFLLHNFIRDQMAVDPVEEELGDHNDDGDETDQEQALVDHINSVEPSAGWNKKRDDLATAMWAERHNV; translated from the exons ATGGCTAATGAAGAGGAATTTCGCAAG GTTGGAAGGAGGCGTGAGGAGATGACAACCGTTTTGATTTTGCTTGAGAAGTTATTAAGTAATCTTCAAATTAATTTGTTGCTGATATCTCTCATAATCACTCTAATTGGACAAAATACTCGCAAGCGAAAACGTTGGTCCATAGAGGATCCAACCCGAATGCTCGATTCAATTCCTGCTCATGTCAAGCAGTTAGATAGGCTTGTCCGTCTCACAGATTGGTCTTGCGTTGATAATTTACGGATGGATAGAAACACGTTTGGCCGACTATGTCGTATACTCCGTGATCGTGCAGGGTTAATTGATCAAAAATTTGTCACTGTTGAAGAACAGGTAGCCATGTTCCTATGTGTTCTATCACATCACAAGAAAACTCGTATAGTTGGATACGACTTCATGCGGTCCTCCCACACTGTGTCCAGATATATACATATTGTCCTCCGTGGTGTGCTCATGCTTCACAACCTGTTTTTGGTGAAGACTAGTCCTATAGATGATAGTTGCAATGACAGGCGTTGGAGTTGGTTTAAG GGATGTCTAG GATGGGAGGGATCTGCGGGGGATTCAAGGATTTTGCGCGATGCAATTAGCAGACCATTGGGGCTCAAAGTGCCAAAAG GTTGTTACTATCTTTGTGATAATGCATATCCGAACGCCGAAGGCTTTGTGACGCCATTTAAAGGAGTCCATTATCATTTGAAGGAATGGGGTCCTAGTACACAAGCACCTCAAATGCCTGAGGAGCTGTTTAACTTGAGACATAGCAAGGCTAGAAATGTAATCGAACGATCATTCGCGGTCTTGAAGATGCGATGGGGTATACTCTGTTTCGCAAGTTTCTATCCGATTGAGGTGCAAACAGGCTTGATTATAGCATGTTTCTtacttcacaatttcattcGCGATCAGATGGCGGTTGATCCGGTCGAGGAGGAGTTGGGTGACCACAACGACGATGGGGATGAAACGGATCAAGAGCAAGCGCTTGTTGATCATATCAACAGTGTGGAACCTTCAGCTGGGTGGAATAAGAAAAGGGATGATCTGGCGACAGCAATGTGGGCCGAGAGGCATAACGTGTAA